The Telopea speciosissima isolate NSW1024214 ecotype Mountain lineage unplaced genomic scaffold, Tspe_v1 Tspe_v1.0131, whole genome shotgun sequence genome has a window encoding:
- the LOC122647741 gene encoding DNA replication complex GINS protein PSF3-like: MAHYYNIDDIIMEEEIISVVFQVAANGIGLLDPSAETNNVEQGSKVELPFWLAQELHLRQAVAMNVLACFNQKTRKEVQADAACVDLRNRCPYFYELGCKIAPLVGDRTIGSFLLYTFSSRYKEVLSKAHSAAFAVAPKFLTLLTKEETHLYEAARSSMAAFKKWRTGGPRFKRASILGIKRKPAN, from the exons ATGGCTCATTATTATAACATTGACGACATTATCATGGAGGAGGAG ATCATCTCAGTTGTTTTCCAAGTGGCTGCTAATGGAATTGGACTCCTCGATCCTAGTGCAGAAACTAACAAT GTTGAACAAGGTTCAAAGGTAGAGCTACCTTTTTGGCTAGCCCAAGAGTTGCACCTTAGACAGGCAGTTGCTATGAATGTGCTTGCTTGTTTCAATCAAAA AACAAGGAAGGAAGTCCAGGCAGATGCTGCATGTGTTGATCTCAGGAATAGGTGCCCTTACTTCTATGAATTAGGGTGCAAGATTGCACCCCT GGTTGGTGATCGAACCATTGGGTCCTTCCTCTTGTATACATTCTCCAGTAGGTATAAGGAAGTTTTGAGCAAGGCTCACAGTGCAGCATTTGCGGTAGCTCCCAAGTTTTTGACTCTTCTTACAAAAGAAGAAACTCATT TGTATGAAGCAGCccgatcttcaatggcagcgtTTAAGAAATGGCGGACAGGTGGGCCCAGATTTAAAAGGGCATCCATTCTTGGAATAAAAAGGAAACCTGCTAATTAG